Below is a window of 'Nostoc azollae' 0708 DNA.
ATCCTCAATTAATTTAATAGCTTTAGCCAGTCGGTTAACATCGGTTTGTTGTAAGTTGGGGTCACGTTCTATTAAAATTTGATCTTTGGTAACGTGATCGCCCTCTTTGACTTTCACTGCTAAAATATATCCACTACCCAAAGATGTCACTGGTCTAACTTGAGTAGAAGCAATTAATTCTCCTGGTGCTGTCGCTACTTCATCAATTTCTGAAAAATGCGCCCAGGAAATTGTGCCAAATATAATCACGCTAATTGTTCCCGCTAATAATCTTGCATATAGCGGTGGTAATTCCTGTACAGCTTTACCTAATTCATAAGATAATTGTTCCTCTGGTTTTGCGAATCTCTCTTTTGTTTGACGTGCTTGAACAGCATTTGCAGCGAGGGAATATTTCATATATTTGGTAATGGGTAATGGGTAATGGGTAATGGGTAATGGGTAATGGGTAATGGCTTATTTCTTAATAACCAATAACCAATTACCCATTACCAAATTCAAATTGCTAAATAACGGCACAAAAACTTTTCTACAGTTTCCAACTGAAAGTTATAAATCCTTTCTAAATTGGCAATTTCTCCTGATGTACAGAAAAATTCATTAGCTAGTAAAGTGCGAAAAGTTCCTAAAGTTGTTTGTGCTGAGGAGTTGAATAAACCTAATGCACCCCGGAAGCTATCAACAGCGAATAAGGGGACATTAATGATTATGGGTTCTTTGTTAAAAATGCGACTAAAAATTTTAGGAATATCCTCACGTAATAAAATCTCTGGGCCTCCTACTGGTAAAATCTGATTACGAGCATCTGGAAGTGTTAGAGAATCTACAACTATCCTGGCTAAATCATCGGTACTAACAATAGATGTACGATTTTTTGGTTCACCTATGAGCAGATACAAACCCGTTCCTCGAAACTGTTCCGCCAGTGGTAGCAGGTTTGATGCTAATCCAGATGGGCGTAAAATAGTGTAATTTAAGCCACTACTTTGCAGATATCTTTCTACTGCTAGTTTGGCTTTGAACACAGGTGTATCTTCATATCCTCTTTCTGCACCTAAAACGGATATAAAGACAAAATGTTCAACACCGTGGACTTTAGCCTGGTCAATGAGTTCAATATTAGCGCGATAATCTAAAGATAGAACATCATTACCTGAACCGTGGGCGCTAATGATATATTTTGCACCCTGACAAGCTTTCTGAATATCCTGTTCTCGTCGCAAATCACCAATGAAGATATCTGAGTCCCGGTGTTCTAACTCGCTGTAATGGGAAGTGAGACGAACAAATGACCGCACAGACTTCTGTTGTTGGCGTAATAAGCGCACGACGCGGCGACCAATTCCGACCGTTGCTCCAGTGACTAGAATCATAGGTTTTGGATTTGAGTATGGGGCTGTTGATGTAGTTAAGTTTAATCACTATTTTGAAATCAGCAAATTCCTAAAAACCGAAGTTATACTATTTTGCATACAATGGAAATGTTGGGGTTAAACAAAACTGATGCAGATACCAGAAACAAATCCAAAGATCACAATAGCTATATCCAGCCTCTACACAAGAGACTTTTATGCTTGGACACAGGAACAAGTTTCTCTACTACGGAACCATCAATGGAATAAATTGACTTGTAAAATGTGATTAAAGAAATTAAATCTTTGAGAAAATACCAATGCCAAGAACCGCGAAATCGTTTAAGTATTTTAATTGTAAATTAACTAAAATAGCAATTTCAACCACAACACCCCAATCCTAGTTCGTTAGCAACCCTTCCTATTAAACGCTTAGATACTATTGAATTACTAGAAGAAAATCCTCACTTGAAATCTTATTTCGAAGAGGTGGTTGGTAAAACTTATTTAAAAGGTATGGAATTAGCTGTTAGGGAAACAGATTTACCTAGTCGCACTTTTCCTTCTGATTCTCATTATAGTTTGACGGAAATATTGGATGCTCGCTTTTATCCTGGTGAAACAAGTGAGTTAGCGGGAGTTAAACAAAAATCAAGCCCAAATGTAGCCCAAACTGGCTTGATCAGAAGGAAACACGTCCGGATTCCAGTTGAACCAATCAATAAATAGAAAAGATATGGCTGTTCTAAACGCTTCTAAAGCTGCAGTAAA
It encodes the following:
- a CDS encoding DUF29 family protein: MQIPETNPKITIAISSLYTRDFYAWTQEQVSLLRNHQWNKLTCKM
- a CDS encoding DUF29 family protein, whose translation is MKRLDTIELLEENPHLKSYFEEVVGKTYLKGMELAVRETDLPSRTFPSDSHYSLTEILDARFYPGETSELAGVKQKSSPNVAQTGLIRRKHVRIPVEPINK
- a CDS encoding SDR family oxidoreductase is translated as MILVTGATVGIGRRVVRLLRQQQKSVRSFVRLTSHYSELEHRDSDIFIGDLRREQDIQKACQGAKYIISAHGSGNDVLSLDYRANIELIDQAKVHGVEHFVFISVLGAERGYEDTPVFKAKLAVERYLQSSGLNYTILRPSGLASNLLPLAEQFRGTGLYLLIGEPKNRTSIVSTDDLARIVVDSLTLPDARNQILPVGGPEILLREDIPKIFSRIFNKEPIIINVPLFAVDSFRGALGLFNSSAQTTLGTFRTLLANEFFCTSGEIANLERIYNFQLETVEKFLCRYLAI